From the genome of Papaver somniferum cultivar HN1 chromosome 2, ASM357369v1, whole genome shotgun sequence, one region includes:
- the LOC113347441 gene encoding small GTPase LIP1-like, translating to MFWRDRERESNESNGGPPCGQIRVLVVGDSGVGKSSLVQLIVNGLSIARPSQTVGCSVNVKHTTYGSSGSSSNSSKGDSERDFFVELWDISGHERYKDCRSLFYSQINGVIFVYDLSQPRTKKSLQKWAVEISANGSFSAPLGSGGPGGLPVPYIVIGNKADVAAKEGPRGSSGNLVDAARQWVEKQGLLPSSDELPLTESFPGSGALLAAAKEARFDKEAVTKFFRMLIRRRYFSEELLASNPWSVSPSQRPVHHSGDSLSDDDHYRKAQNLSGDPYKYNMLPPLPAQRNLTPPSTLYPQQPVSVSDNYHLPSFAMSAGSQEVGNSRSKRMDINV from the exons ATGTTTTGGAGAGACCGAGAAAGGGAAAGCAACGAGTCTAATGGAGGTCCTCCTTGTGGGCAGATCAGAGTACTTGTAGTTGGAGATTCAG GTGTGGGAAAATCGTCACTAGTTCAGCTCATTGTTAATGGTTTGTCTATTGCTCGTCCTTCTCAAACAGTGGGGTGTTCAGTAAATGTGAAG CATACAACTTATGGAAGCTCTGGTAGCTCTTCTAATAGCAGTAAAGGTGATTCAGAAAGGGACTTCTTTGTTGAACTTTGGGATATCTCAGGACACGAGCGATACAAAGATTGCCGATCTCTTTTCTATTCGCAGATTAATG GTGTTATATTCGTCTACGATCTCTCCCAACCAAGGACAAAAAAGAGTTTGCAGAAGTGGGCAGTTGAAATCTCAGCAAATGGATCATTCTCAGCTCCTTTAGGATCTGGAGGTCCTGGTGGCCTACCTGTACCATACATTGTTATTGGCAACAAAGCAGATGTTGCAGCAAAAGAGGGCCCACGAGGAAGCAGTGGAAACCTTGTCGACGCTGCTCGCCAGTGGGTGGAAAAACAAGGTTTACTCCCATCTAGCGACGAACTTCCGCTGACTGAGAGCTTTCCAGGCAGTGGAGCGCTTCTTGCT GCGGCTAAAGAAGCAAGATTTGACAAGGAAGCTGTGACAAAATTCTTTCGCATG TTGATCAGGAGAAGATATTTTTCCGAAGAATTACTTGCATCAAATCCATGGTCTGTTAGTCCATCTCAGAGACCTGTTCACCATTCAGGAGATAGTTTGAGCGATGATGATCATTATCGCAAAGCTCAAAA TTTAAGCGGTGATCCGTACAAGTATAACATGCTTCCTCCCCTTCCAGCTCAACGGAACCTGACACCACCTTCGACGCTTTATCCCCAACAACCTGTGTCTGTTTCTGACAACTATCACCTCCCAAGTTTTGCCATGTCAGCTGGGTCTCAAGAGGTTGGTAACTCAAGGTCTAAGAGAATGGATATTAATGTGTAA